The genomic region CATCCATTTTTCATGCTAAGGACATGCCCGAAAAAGTAAAAacgaaagaaacaaagaaagttATTTCAAGGAAaacgagagagaaaaaaaaagtattgtgCCAACTTTGTGCAATTTCCACAGAAGAAGGTTGGCAAAATTATCAAAAGTAGTTGTCtaacaaaataattagaaaCCTGACCCCTCTTTCTGTTCAAAGGTGGACCTGGATCTTGGAAACTATGAGCGTTTTATAGACATCAAGTTGACCCGTGATAACAACATAACTACTGGGAAGATTTACCAGGCAAGTTGTTTATGTTTAGACTTTAGAGTTATGACGCAGATTTTGAAGATCATTACAAAATTTTTCACTAaagtttacttttcttttccTGTTTTTCATGACAGTCTGTCattgacaaagaaagaaaaggagacTATTTAGGAAAAACTGTTCAGGTTTGGCCTAAACCAATTTGTACTATGTTTTTATTGTGATGATAATTTATAAACCAAGGTTTTCATTTTACATGTTGGtcctaatattattattatcattataattattattcttattcttattatgGTGTTTTCATCTTTAGGTCGTGCCTCATATCACTGATGCTATTCAAGATTGGATTGAAAGAGTGGCCCACATACCGGTAGATGGAATGATCGGTCCAGCTGATGTATGTGTCGTAGAATTGGGTGGAACCATAGGTACAGTGTTGAGAACATTCTTCAGACTTCTTCACTCCATTGTTTCCatcttttatgtaattttttttaggacaaatgttagtttgttagaaTGTTAGTTTAGTTTTGTTAGTAGAGGGGATCGAATCCAAGATTTTTTCCTCAAAGCTTCTCCCTTAATCATCCAACATATcttatatcttttcttttttatgtaaattaataaattaatttataataaacatttaTGGATGCAGGAGATATTGAGTCCATGCCATTTATTCAGGCATTAGGACAATTCTCATACAGAGTAGGTAAGTGAGGAtaatacttgatttttttttttcacaaaggtGTGTGTTTGGTGGATATGTGAGGTGTTATAAAtagatgttaattttttattttttattttgtttcttgtgaCATAATAATGCTCATTTTCCAGGTGCTGGCAACTTTTGCTTAGTTCATGTCAGCCTTGTTCCTGTTTTGAATGTTGTTGGTGAACAGGTAAATGTCTCACAACTCTCGGATCCGTGCAGAAAATGATTCAGTTTCATCTAACTTGGGAAATTGGGTGattgtttttcagaaaacaaaagcaACCCAGCATAGTGTTCGTGCACTGCGTGGCCAAGGGCTGACTCCACATATCTTAGCATGCCGTAGCACTATGGttggtctctctctctctctctcatacaTGGAATCAGATTGAGTGCATATGAATTCATAATAGTCAGAAAATCGCAATCGTTAGATGAAGATTGGACAACTCAATCTCAAATGATCCAATTTACTGAGATAAATTCTGAGCTGTCCATTTTTCATTGGATGGTTCCAATTCCCTGGCATGAAAAAATCTGACCACAGGGAAACATGACCTGAGAATACACACAAAGCATAATGgattctctctccctctctccaccacatttttttggttaaaagaAAGGAGTCGAACTTACTTAACTATAAGAGGATATACAACAACTAACGTGCAACCTCCAAAGTTATACAAATGTGCACATGGAACAAGGTTTGGTGCATACGAATTCATGTAGCCAGGGAATTAGAATCTTTGGATGTAGATCCGATGACTCACATCTTGAATGTTTCAATTTACTAATATAAAATCTGAGCCGTCCGATTTTCACCCGACAGCTCTAATTCACTATGTGCTTCATTGCATGAAAAGTCTGACTGTAGGGAATCCAGATTCGAGAATATGCACAAGGCACAAGCATATATTATgatgcaaaaaaagaaaacaaatgaatTCTTGCATTCACTGATCTTAACTGTACACATTTTTAAGTTTCTAACAGTCATTTGTTTCAGGTACTGGATGAGAATGCAAAGGGAAAACTCTCTCAATTTTGCCTAATTCCGGTATGAGTTTTTAAAGAAAGTGTTTTGATGAATATATATGACTTCAAATGATTTTGTCTGCTTTGCAAGAGTTTTCTCTACTGAAGTTGCATGTTTGCAGGCAGAAAATATTGTTACTCTTTATGATGTTCCCAACATCTGGCACATTCCTTTGCTTTTAAGAGTAAGTCTTCCTCTAAAACTGCTGAACTTCAAATCATCTTATATCTGTATGTACCATTTCTCACAAATTATCTTCTTCTGGTCTATAGGATCAGAAGGCTCACGAAGCAATGTTTAAAGTGCTGAACCTTCATGGGTTAGTCTCACAAACTCAAATATTTGTTCTGTTTCCCGGATCGGACTTCAATGGATATAAAGAAGTTTCAATCCTTTATGATTCTTCTGGAAGGCTTAAGTGGCAATTTTTTGTGTATATACAGTGTAGCTAAAGAGCCCAATTTAGAGGAATGGACTTGCAGAGCTGAATCTAGTGATTTGCTTTATGAACCAGTGGGTTCTAATCCAAAGCTAATCTATATATTATCCATGATTGTTGGCAATGgttataattttgtttcttttaaatgGCAGGTTCGTATAGCCTTAGTAGGGAAATATACGTGCCTTTCAGATTCCTACCTCTCCATTCTAAAGGTGGAGTTTGGTTCAACTTCATGGCTGTTACTATTTTAGTTTCAAGATCTTTTGAAGAGTAAAAGGACATATTTTCCTTTCCTCTGTCAGAAACAAttaagataatataaaatttagttcaaAAATTGGATCAATAAAATTCTCGttttttataaagttattaAATGGTGTAAATAGTTGGTGACAGTTATACTGGTATAAGCTTTGCTAATTTACCTTTAATTATTGACTTCAGGCCTTACTGCATGCTTCTGTTGATTGCCAAAAGAAACTTGTTGTGGACTGGATTCCAGCTAGCAATCTTGAAACTGCAACTGCAAAAGGGGTAACATCAATTATGAATCATTATATCACAagcatgtttttattattattgttcataATAGAAATTTCATCTATATGTTATTGTTCGATGTTGCAGAATCATGATGCTTATAAGGCTGCTTGGAAGTTATTGAAGGTTTCGTTCACAGTCATGAAATTAACCAGTTGTTATACTATCAATTTCCCTCATTTTGGTTGAGTTATCTAACTAATCTTTTCCTTCAGGGTGCTGATGGTGTTCTTGTTCCTGGAGGGTTTGGGGATAGAGGAGTGCAAGGAAAAATTATTGCAGCTAAATATGCCCGCGAAAACAGGATTCCATTCCTTGGTATTTGTCTTGGAATGCAGATTGCTGTCATAGAGTTTGCTCGATCTGTTCTTGGTGTACAAGATGCTAACAGCACTGAATTTGAGCCCCATACCAAAAGCCCATACATCATATTTATGCCTGAGGTGTCTATATCTGCCTTATCTTATTCTAATGCTTAGAACatagattaaaaaaagtgtcttttttcttacttttgatTTGTTTGGACTGTTTGCTATAGGGATCAAAAACACACATGGGAGGCACCATGCGCCTTGGATCTAGGAGGACATATTTCCAGACCAAGGAATGCAAATCTGCAAAATTGTAAGTATTAATActgcattcaatttttttaaaagacatatTTTGTGTTTATGATGGACAATATGAATGAGAGTAATTTGTGTGTAGTATGACTGCACTATAAAGGACTTCCTATATAGTTTGGCTAAAATGGTGAGATTATTAGGTTTCTAACCCTTTGACCCTTCTTAGATATGGCTGCAAAAGCTTCATTGATGAGAGACATCGGCATAGATATGAGGTATTTCATTGTGATGCACAAAATTATCTTGTGAATGTGAGTAAAACAGAAAATGATCTTGTCATATGCAGGTGAATCCGGATTTAGTAGCCTGCCTTGAAAATGCTGGTCTTTCTTTTACTGGAAAGGATGAAACAGGTCAACGCATGGAGGTATCAACATTTTCAtgagtatgatttttttaattattatatgcaTATGCTGTGCTTATAAGATGTTTGTCTTTTTCATGCTTCAGATTCTTGAACTACCTAACCATCCTTATTTTATTGGTGCTCAATTCCATCCTGAATTTAAATCAAGACCAGGAAAACCTTCTCCTTTGTTCTTAGGTACTTATCTGATACATGTCCACATTATATGTCCAAGTTGACTTTAATTGATCTTCTTTGTAGTATATATGATCTCCAAACTTCAATATTCTTAGGTACTTCATTGTTGTATGCTTTCCGTTGGAACATTGAGTTATACCTAAATTAGCTATAGCCTAGATGCTATTTCTTTTCCAACaataaaattccttattgaatgaATATGCTTTAGAAGAAAATACACATTTAAATTTGCCGAGGTAGACATTTTCATCCCAAAGCATCAAACTTGCATTCCTGAAACTAAGTTTTCTGCTTGAACTGTCCTTATTTATTAATCTCACTTGTGCCTAGTAATGGATAAGCAAGGGTTCTTGTTAAATTCCTTGCTATCAAATGATAACAAACAGTTTCagattttaaaatgtaatttctgAATTGCTTGTTGATCATGTCAATTGCAGGGTTCATTGGAGCAGCATGTGGACAATTGGATGCTGTCTTACAGCGCTCTTCAATTGTTGATAACAGTCTCTCAAAAGGAGTAGATATCTCTCCAGTGAAAACATACCGAACTAGAACCACGACAAAGACAGCTTATAGGACTGCTGAATATGTATATGGAAGTTGCAATGGATTGCATTTCTAAATGTTACTTAAGGGTCTTCCTTCATCTTAgagttttcaaaataaatatatgttgttGGCTTTCAGTTATGTAGGAGAGAGCTTGTGTGTACAGTCAATTGAACCTTGGTAGGTATAGAGTTTTCAGAGGATACAGAGAAGAGCTTGGTCACGGTCTTTTTAATGGGACCAGCTCATTTAAGTTTATAATGGTTTGAGTGGGGAACTCTGAAGCTTGCCTTGTGTTTCAGGCAATGACAACTCTTGGTTTTGCAAAGATCTTAGTCTACAGAGAACTTATTGTGAACTTCAACTATATTGTAATGTGAATTGTCTTGTCATAATGTTTTAGGAGGTGTTTAGTAAATGAAATCTCGATTATTTCTTCTTCATCATAGTATAGTTGTCTATAATATCCCGACCAAGAAATATCAAATAGTCCGTTTACAATTTGCAaagttttgaaatatataagtTAACAGGCCTAAACTTTGTGTACAAATCATTTTTTGTCAttaatcttttgaaaacaaGAATGTTACACATTGATTGTTTAGATCTTCCAGAGAAATCTTATACAAATTGTGCTTATTGGCAGTAAAATATATTGATCCATACGTTAAGTTTGAATTCCTAAAGTTTTAATTGACAAACGGAACTCAAACATTAGCagtttcttatttaaaatactACTAACAAACATAGTATTTTGAATGGAGAACTACTAATGTATCTCTTTGAGATTGTTGAAAAAAGAACAGGAATCTAAAAGACGGGGACTATTTGATATGAATCTACGAAGGTctaataacttaaaatattcTTTGCATGATGGAAGGCCCTTGACTGAAGCAGAAACTAAACCTAAGAGAATTAAATAGGCTTTCTAATATTAGTCAAGGAGTTAAAAACTAAAGAAAGTTTGTCTAAACTTGAACTCAATCCAAGAATTGTTACATGTCTATAATTTGAAGATAATTTCagctaacttaaaaaaaaatattgcacaATGATTCCAACATTTAATATGCATCTGTAggctggatttttttttatttgggttGGTTTACTTAGTTTTTGGGCTtcatagttaattaattatattttcttattttcaacataATTTTTGCATATCTAGAATAAGTTCATAtgtctttttgatattttttagttaGCAGTTTTTGCTTCTTAAACAATTAAGATGTTTAGTGGTGAAGAGGATTAGTTAATTACTAGAAGAGAGGTAGAATAACGACAATCAATTAACTTTGGGCTTTCTTGCACAAACAATTTATGTTTCTAATATTTATCTTCTCAAGCTTATGCTCGGATATCAAAAGTTTCGTTAGGAGCAAGGATAACTTCTTATGTACTTGGATgtagaaaaaataacaataaagtaAATCCATGTTTATGCTATGAGAAACTTCTCTTAGAATTGTAAGGTTCCATGAATCTAAGGTTTTTATAAACACTTTGGTGAATGGAGAAAGGTTAGCTCTAATCTAGAGCGTTTTGGCTAAGGAAGACTATTCAAAATCTGGGGTATTATTCTTAAGAGACTCAACTCTTCTAATCTTCCATCTATTGGTGGCTTCTCTTCCTTGCAAGGGGCTCCTTCAAATGAAGATCCTTAAATATACCTTGTGTTAAGCCATAAGATGAATCAGATGCCTCAAATGTTTTCATTAACGCAAAtcaatattaagttttaaagatTGTGTCTTATAGTGAAATAAACAAaagttttgttctttgttttacAAACAATGGCTTAAGAGATGCTGAGTTTGTGTATTTATGATCATATTTAATGCTCTAATGTTTTTATCCTCATGCATTGCAAATGATCGATGTTATTGTTCTTCATAGGATTTGTCGAATagtaaagaaagagaaagaagtcAATTGATAAAGCTATCTACTCTATCAAAAGGTGTGTCAAAAGCAAGTTGCAGTGTATGTGAGTGCATAGAAGTGACTTGACCTTTAACACAAGATTTGGAGTGTTGATAAAGGAAGATAAGCAAGTTGATTTATCATATCAATTTGACAAGTTGGTGACCTATGTTAAATGCATCAATGAATATCTTACCAACATACAAAGAAGCAAAACGAagagaagaccatttagaaacAACAATTACTTATTGGTGAAGGTTATAAATAGCTGAAGTTTTGAACTGTTGAAGTATGAGAGAACACTACATGCAAACATACTCAAGCATTCAAACTCTTTATAAAATTGTTGTAAGTTAGAATTTGAGCTCTTTAAACACCTTGTAATTCCTAAGAATTATTGATCGTGAGCTTAAATCTTTGCATTTGTTTTCTATAAGATGATGGCAATATTCAATATGCCCTTACCTTAAACAaatttgtgtgatttttttgAAGCCTAAAGAGGTTTTACTGTAAAGAATATTGGGGAGATTAGCATGTAGAGGTTAGTGTAAAACTACTTGGGTTGAGTCAAAAGTGGCTTGAGGAAACATTACTTCTAAATTTTGTGAAAGTTAGTGAAACTTTGATGATAATCCTTTTTTCACAGATCACAATTTAATATCTTAACAGAcccaaaattaaaggaaaattttatggaagaaaaggaaaaacggATTGAGGTGAGAAATTGGAATGAACAACGCCACAATCCCTAAGGATTGATAAATTGAGGAGAATTCGCCACAAAGAATAGGAATTCTTTGATAAGAATTTATGGTTCTACACAAGAACCAAGAGAAAAAAATTCTCACACTTAGCACAAAGCTAAATTCTGATTTCTTCCAAATCTAAGTCTCTTTCATTGATAAAATAGTGAGGTACATATAGTTCTTCTAAGGCATGCCAAGAGTTCCTAGTAGTAATTAAACtcttaatgaaaaaatttattccaAGTTAGTGgctattaaatatttgtaagcAAGCCAACAACCACTAATATTATTCCtgactaaaaattataaaataaagaaaataaacttcagcccattattttgataatgaaataaaaaataataatattaggcCCATATGACAAATCAAATTTattcttgagtcttttctttAAGTTAGCTCATTTTCCTTATTCCTCAAGCAGTTGACCAATTTGGGTTTGGGCTGCATGTTTTccatttcaaattgagcttcATTCACCATTTGCTTAGCATGTGTTCTTGTGATTGGTCCATCAAATCCATGCTTTGCTTCAAGGTCCATGCTCTTGAGTTGGTCCTCATCATGCCCTCCTTCTTTAAGTGAATTTGACCTCAAATTGAAGCCATCTACACATGCAACACAAGAAAACAAAGTATTAGTTTCAATGAAAACAAAATCCTACTTCTAAAGAAACTTGAATTCCTTAAAAAGGACAAATCTCTAATTATTTATGTGTTTACCTATCCATCCTCTCGGATCAAATACAAGGACAAAGAAACTACTGTACAATATTAAATGGAAATGCTTTCCTCTCTTGGATCTTGAGCACTTTAGCACAAATTTCATATCCAAGTGAACCTGGTGCAAATTATGAACAAGCAAGGACATCTTCAAACCATGAATAGAATCTTTAAATTTATCCCTTTTATGCACAATACATCTACCAAAACACTTGAGTGTTTCATGTTCCATATAAGTTCCAAAGGAAAATTCATGCAACATTACACTTTCATCATGAGTTCCTCTAATCAAAGAATTAGGCAATGAAGATTTAGGCACACAAAATGTAACATCTTTCAAGATATGTTGTTCATGCCTATAGAACTCATAATTTTCAGTTTCTTCATAAGCAACAAACCACATAGAGGAAGCCTCTTCATGATCACATAATTCCAAATAATGTGTATTAATCTCAAAACTCAAGGTCTTGACACCATCACCTAAAACAATATCATGCAAATCATATGTATTATGCAAGTCAAGAATAAAACAGGTTGTATTTCAATCAAAACATTAGGCCTAGAGATGagacaattcaaaatctttTTCCCCCGATGGTTGCCTTGATCCTCATGTACATCCACCTCTTCTCCAAATTGTCTTGCCCATTCATCCTTGATGTACAATTCTTCCTTAGGCATCAAAACAAAAGACTTTGCATTGTTAGATGCACAACCAAAATTACAATGAGAATTAATCAGGAGGGCACAACACGGGAGtgtacagtatgacaatattcacaaaatatataagcaaaaggggTACATGAAACTTATGCATGGCAATGTGAAAAAATGACACGCAGCGtgtccgcttcgtgcccctattcaagggacctatatgggagggagctaacaaggcttttagtgataattcccaaggtggttatatctctcttgatggtctctagaggtatcatcctcttcgaagaacatactgctgcagtagggactactagcaacaatatgttattaaagagaaaaactctagatgagggttcactgtaatcaagcaagtcggagacctagcatgatcacagattcacctccactccttatgttcccacgaacccgggtatagggccctttttcaactcaccgtgtgtgcaaatagtgttggtgtttgtgtgcatcaaatgaataaatatttacctcatgcttatatttaaaaatgcgctaaaagcatcaaagagttatatacataagaacataagaaaaataaagggaagccaacaaaggcgaaagtcatggtaaaacatttgcacaagattaaatggcctaactctctaaaaacggtccccagtggagtcgccaactgtcgcaacctacccttcggcgggagggcaaggcgtgactcgcgggtgcgtgttccaaagAAGGAATgcgcgcggagttgccaccaacgtttatttgaggaaaatgtcagaaaaaaccagaaaagacgtgatctacgaactttaaatgaaaggttcgggagttgtatttacgcacggggaaggtattagcaccccacgtgttCGTCACAAGagatgacaacctttaatcaaatgtgcaaacatgacttcaatttttatgttcccttttacgtctttatttctttttgtactttttatattttttatctttttgcagtcgacgagggtgtttcccttgctcctacgtattccttaattgcgataaggaaataAGACCTGcatagttctttgtgaacaaagtgtttggttaagttgtttttatccttttttgcaagatatgtttttattaaaaggtcatttaaggcgttggaccattaaacaaactttcgattcttttgaaaagagagaagatattaaggcattggaccattaatgatctcttgattatttttttttgatagaggtaataaagttacatgttggttttaggcctttagaaatctacacttaactaataaaagcggaaaagaccatttcaaggcgttggacctttgaaaatggctttttttagGCGATGATAAAAGTTTggcttatgaattgattttagccttagtttcactttgtttattagtcgattcgattaagaaagaaaaaaatccaaagagaaacgtccgatcgatttttttgacttttttcactaaaaaatatttttgattattatattattattttacctcttttttgtttccaacgtggttacggcatgaccgaacggtcggatttcattttaacagaaattaacggatattacaattcaaatgatcggtggaaatttattttattttttgattaggcgagaaaatgacttgaGTAAATGACAGaggcacgtcaaaagggggtttcgagaacttactggttgaagaccgaagaacgttgaagaaggaatgaagaacgtcgaagaacggttgaaaatcttcacgaaatcacccacggaaacgttacggaagcgcatcggcttgg from Glycine soja cultivar W05 chromosome 16, ASM419377v2, whole genome shotgun sequence harbors:
- the LOC114391255 gene encoding CTP synthase-like, which translates into the protein MKYVLVTGGVVSGLGKGVTASSIGLLLKACGLRVTAIKIDPYLNTDAGTMSPFEHGEVFVLDDGGEVDLDLGNYERFIDIKLTRDNNITTGKIYQSVIDKERKGDYLGKTVQVVPHITDAIQDWIERVAHIPVDGMIGPADVCVVELGGTIGDIESMPFIQALGQFSYRVGAGNFCLVHVSLVPVLNVVGEQKTKATQHSVRALRGQGLTPHILACRSTMVLDENAKGKLSQFCLIPAENIVTLYDVPNIWHIPLLLRDQKAHEAMFKVLNLHGVAKEPNLEEWTCRAESSDLLYEPVRIALVGKYTCLSDSYLSILKALLHASVDCQKKLVVDWIPASNLETATAKGNHDAYKAAWKLLKGADGVLVPGGFGDRGVQGKIIAAKYARENRIPFLGICLGMQIAVIEFARSVLGVQDANSTEFEPHTKSPYIIFMPEGSKTHMGGTMRLGSRRTYFQTKECKSAKLYGCKSFIDERHRHRYEVNPDLVACLENAGLSFTGKDETGQRMEILELPNHPYFIGAQFHPEFKSRPGKPSPLFLGFIGAACGQLDAVLQRSSIVDNSLSKGVDISPVKTYRTRTTTKTAYRTAEYVYGSCNGLHF